A DNA window from Porphyromonas gingivalis ATCC 33277 contains the following coding sequences:
- a CDS encoding Acg family FMN-binding oxidoreductase translates to MSKIFAQDTDCSFLIEQAVKAPSGHNTQPWTFRIKETGIDILPDFTKTLPVVDPDNRELFVSLGCATENLCVAAVHKGYETMVSIAENGTIHIELTKQDSDTPSPLFPHISVRQTNRSVYDGNTIPVNDIVALGEKSDMEPCVGVHFFKNGTREFDAISEMVCEGNSIQMRDKKFKEELQQWMRYNKKHQDATRDGLSYAVFGAPNLSRFIAKAIITRLINEKSQNRNDRRKIASSSHFVLFTTSNNTVVQWIKLGRALEHILLKATGMGISHAYMNQPNEVQGLSRKMAEILGIEDAYPTVLIRLGYGSKMPYSLRRSVQSCIIPNSFD, encoded by the coding sequence TGAGCAAGATATTTGCACAAGACACAGACTGTTCGTTTCTGATCGAGCAGGCTGTCAAAGCTCCTTCAGGGCATAATACGCAACCATGGACATTCAGGATTAAAGAGACGGGAATCGACATTCTGCCCGATTTTACAAAAACGCTGCCCGTAGTCGATCCTGATAATCGAGAGCTATTTGTTTCACTTGGATGCGCTACGGAGAATCTTTGTGTAGCGGCAGTCCATAAAGGATACGAGACGATGGTCTCTATCGCAGAAAACGGCACGATCCACATCGAACTTACCAAGCAGGATTCCGATACTCCATCTCCTCTGTTTCCTCATATATCCGTAAGGCAGACGAACAGAAGTGTCTATGATGGAAATACTATTCCTGTGAACGACATTGTCGCTTTGGGAGAAAAGAGCGATATGGAACCTTGTGTCGGAGTCCATTTCTTCAAGAATGGCACACGGGAGTTCGACGCTATTTCGGAAATGGTTTGTGAGGGCAACAGCATACAAATGCGAGACAAAAAGTTCAAAGAAGAATTGCAGCAATGGATGCGCTATAACAAGAAGCATCAAGATGCAACGAGAGACGGACTCAGCTATGCCGTATTCGGTGCACCCAATCTGTCTCGCTTCATTGCAAAGGCCATTATCACCCGACTCATTAACGAGAAGTCTCAAAATAGAAATGATAGAAGAAAGATAGCCTCCTCTTCTCATTTTGTTTTGTTTACCACTTCGAACAATACGGTGGTGCAATGGATAAAATTGGGGAGAGCATTGGAACATATCCTGCTCAAGGCTACAGGCATGGGTATTTCGCATGCTTATATGAACCAGCCCAATGAGGTACAGGGCCTTTCGAGAAAAATGGCAGAAATACTCGGTATCGAAGACGCATATCCTACGGTTCTGATACGATTGGGATATGGGAGTAAGATGCCGTATTCGTTGAGAAGAAGTGTCCAATCCTGCATTATCCCTAATTCCTTCGATTGA
- a CDS encoding outer membrane beta-barrel family protein: protein MKRIVLSSFLFVLSILSLMAQNNTLDVHISGTIKDASSGESVPYATVSIRPAGADTTQVFRQVTDGNGYFVIGLPAAPSYHLTASFVGMKTHTMQISRENGQRDIKAVDISLESEDKQLSTVTVSAARPLVKMEIDRLSYNMKDDPAAKTNNLLEMLRNVPLVTVDGQGNIQVKGSSNFKIHLNGRPSTMVSSNPKEVFRSIPAHTIKRVEVITDPGVKYDAEGTSAILNIVTEEGKKLEGYSGSITASVSNNPTANGSIFLTAKSGKVGLTTNYNYYGGKNKGSRYFTERTTSMLQTIEEGKGQETFGGHFGNALLSFEIDSLNLFTVGGNVRLWEMTTDRNSVEKSFVGSNLMSYIDRKLKTQMDAGSYELNADYQHSTRLPGELLTVSYRFTHNPNNSETFIDQWKRDPLNTANTIQYAGQHSKSDAGMDEHTAQVDYTRPLGQAHSLEAGLKYIYRHAMSDPLYEIRPSEDAPWQPGSLYAQNPSNGKFRHDQYIGAAYAGYNYRKDQYSLQTGLRVESSRLKALFPENAAADFSHNSFDWVPQLTLGYTPSPMKQLKLAYNFRIQRPAIGQLNPYRLQTNDYQVQYGNPDLKSEKRHHVGLSYNQYGAKVMLTASLDYDFCNNAIQNYTFSDPANPNLFHQTYGNIGREHSFNLNTYAMYTPAVWVRIMLNGNIDRTFQKSEALGIDVNSWSGMVYSGLMFTLPKDWTVNLFGGYYHGGRSYQTKYDGNVFNNIGIAKQLFDKKLRVSLSANNIHAKYSTWKSRTIGNGFTIYSENAGIQRSVSLSLTYSFGKMNTQVRKVQRTIVNDDLKQTSSQGQQGGGQGNPTGN from the coding sequence ATGAAACGAATCGTTTTATCATCTTTCCTATTCGTTCTGTCCATACTTTCTTTGATGGCACAGAACAATACCCTCGATGTACACATATCCGGTACGATCAAGGATGCCTCCTCCGGCGAATCGGTGCCCTATGCTACTGTAAGCATCCGGCCGGCAGGAGCAGATACCACACAGGTGTTCCGACAAGTGACTGACGGCAACGGCTACTTCGTCATAGGCCTACCGGCAGCTCCCTCCTATCACCTGACAGCTTCGTTTGTAGGTATGAAAACCCATACCATGCAGATTAGTCGGGAAAATGGACAGCGGGACATCAAAGCTGTCGATATTTCGCTCGAATCCGAGGACAAACAACTCTCCACCGTCACCGTATCGGCAGCACGACCACTGGTGAAGATGGAGATAGACCGCCTGTCCTATAATATGAAAGATGACCCCGCAGCCAAGACGAACAACCTGCTCGAAATGCTGCGCAACGTTCCTTTGGTAACAGTGGATGGTCAGGGCAATATCCAGGTGAAAGGATCTTCCAACTTCAAAATCCACCTCAATGGCAGGCCCTCGACCATGGTGAGCAGCAACCCGAAGGAGGTCTTTCGCTCCATTCCTGCCCATACGATCAAACGGGTGGAGGTCATCACCGATCCAGGTGTAAAGTACGATGCGGAAGGCACAAGTGCCATCCTGAACATCGTCACGGAAGAAGGTAAGAAGCTGGAAGGATATTCAGGTTCCATCACGGCCAGTGTCAGCAACAATCCCACAGCCAACGGTAGTATCTTTCTGACGGCCAAGTCCGGCAAAGTCGGGCTGACTACCAACTATAACTACTACGGTGGCAAAAACAAGGGCTCTCGCTACTTTACCGAACGTACTACATCCATGCTCCAAACGATAGAAGAAGGCAAAGGGCAAGAAACCTTTGGCGGACACTTCGGCAATGCCCTCCTCTCATTCGAGATAGATTCGCTCAATCTCTTTACGGTGGGCGGCAATGTACGCCTTTGGGAGATGACCACCGACCGGAACAGCGTAGAAAAAAGCTTTGTCGGCAGCAACCTCATGTCCTACATAGACAGAAAACTCAAAACACAGATGGATGCCGGATCATACGAGCTCAATGCCGACTATCAGCACAGCACTCGCCTGCCGGGCGAATTGCTCACCGTTTCCTACCGCTTCACTCACAATCCTAATAATAGCGAGACCTTCATTGACCAATGGAAGCGCGATCCGCTCAATACAGCTAATACGATCCAGTACGCCGGCCAGCACTCCAAATCCGATGCGGGCATGGACGAACATACGGCACAAGTGGACTATACACGTCCCTTAGGACAAGCACATTCTTTGGAAGCAGGGCTGAAGTACATCTATCGTCATGCCATGAGCGATCCGCTCTATGAGATACGACCATCCGAAGATGCTCCGTGGCAGCCCGGCTCCCTATATGCACAGAATCCGTCGAACGGAAAATTCCGCCACGATCAATACATCGGAGCAGCCTATGCCGGCTACAACTATCGTAAGGATCAGTATTCTTTGCAAACCGGCCTCCGAGTGGAAAGCAGCAGGCTGAAAGCACTCTTTCCCGAAAACGCAGCAGCAGATTTCTCCCACAACTCGTTCGACTGGGTGCCACAGCTCACGCTCGGCTATACCCCCTCGCCCATGAAGCAGCTCAAGCTGGCCTATAACTTCCGAATCCAACGTCCTGCAATCGGCCAACTGAATCCCTACCGGCTACAGACCAACGATTATCAAGTACAGTATGGTAATCCCGACCTAAAGTCGGAGAAGCGTCACCACGTCGGTCTCTCCTATAATCAATACGGAGCCAAGGTCATGCTTACAGCATCGCTCGACTACGATTTCTGCAACAACGCCATCCAGAATTACACCTTCTCCGACCCGGCCAATCCCAATCTGTTCCACCAGACCTATGGCAATATCGGACGAGAGCATTCTTTCAACTTGAATACCTATGCCATGTACACGCCGGCCGTATGGGTCAGGATTATGCTCAACGGAAATATCGATCGCACATTCCAAAAGAGCGAAGCACTCGGCATTGATGTCAATTCATGGTCCGGCATGGTATACTCAGGCCTGATGTTCACCCTGCCGAAGGATTGGACTGTGAATCTCTTCGGAGGTTATTATCATGGGGGAAGAAGCTACCAGACGAAGTATGATGGCAATGTATTCAACAATATCGGTATAGCCAAACAGCTTTTCGACAAAAAATTGAGAGTCTCGCTGAGCGCAAACAACATTCATGCGAAGTATTCGACATGGAAGAGCCGGACCATTGGCAATGGATTTACTATTTATTCGGAAAATGCCGGTATACAACGGAGTGTTTCCCTCAGCCTCACCTATAGCTTCGGTAAGATGAATACACAAGTGCGCAAGGTACAGCGTACGATCGTCAATGACGACCTCAAGCAGACCTCATCCCAAGGACAGCAGGGTGGCGGACAAGGAAATCCTACCGGCAATTGA
- a CDS encoding GntR family transcriptional regulator: protein MTAILQAQSIFLQISDTIKDRILSGEYSADERVPSVRELAEQMEVNPNTAMRAVERLQMEGMIYNKRGLGYFVNPNAREEILASRRKKFVEEVVPALFSEMKLLGIGLDTLQSEWDKQTENNS from the coding sequence ATGACTGCTATACTTCAAGCACAATCCATATTCCTCCAAATATCGGACACGATCAAGGACAGGATTCTCTCCGGCGAATATTCGGCCGACGAAAGAGTACCATCTGTCCGCGAATTGGCCGAACAGATGGAGGTCAATCCCAACACAGCGATGCGAGCTGTCGAACGCCTGCAAATGGAAGGTATGATCTACAACAAGCGCGGACTCGGCTACTTTGTCAACCCCAACGCTCGCGAAGAGATCCTTGCCTCTCGACGCAAGAAATTCGTAGAAGAGGTGGTACCGGCCCTATTCAGCGAGATGAAACTCCTCGGTATAGGCCTCGACACCCTCCAATCCGAATGGGACAAACAAACAGAGAATAATTCATAG
- a CDS encoding S9 family peptidase, whose protein sequence is MKLKILLLTILTLGAMTVHAQKITGDWKGMLSIPQANMELELIFHITGEGANLSTTMDVPAQGATGIPVEKTSFADGKLTLSAAALQFTFKGTLSGNTIEGNVEQMGFSLPLTLQRFESKLPGNTALPSTEEELKALAALDKGNYKYKVEDYFAKPKASAFQLSPNGKYLSYMEKDDAGKRHVYVKEIATGTVKRAIEEKDELIKGYGWINDERLFFVMDKGGNENYHLFASNIDGSNTRDLTPFDGVKASILNMLKEQKDYMIISMNKNNPQIFEPYKLNVVTGELTQLYENKDAANPIQGYEFDKDGELRGYSRLVNGIESELYYKDLATGEFRLLKKTHWDDTFGVIAFNYASKNKDEAYVLTNLDSDKTRIVLYDLKQNKIIREIFANEDYDVSGLHLSRKRNYEIDLMAYEGEKSVVVPVSATYKELHKLMEKEFKGKEFSVVDYDDDETILLIAVQSDKLYGTYYQFDTRTKKFTLLYDLMPQLKEEDMAEMRPIKFKSRDGLTIHGYITLPKAALEGKKVPLIVNPHGGPQGIRDSWGFNPETQLFASRGYATLQVNFRISGGYGKEFLRAGFKQIGRKAMDDVEDGVRYAISQGWVDPDRIAIYGASHGGYATLMGLVKTPDLYACGVDYVGVSNIYTFFDSFPEYWKPFKEMVKEIWYDLDNPEEAAIAKEVSPFFQIDKINKPLFVVQGANDPRVNINESDQIVTALRARGFEVPYMVKYNEGHGFHREENSMELYRAMLGFFAKHLKK, encoded by the coding sequence ATGAAACTAAAAATCCTATTACTAACAATCCTGACATTAGGAGCAATGACTGTGCATGCACAAAAGATCACAGGCGACTGGAAAGGAATGCTCTCCATTCCGCAAGCCAACATGGAGCTGGAACTCATATTCCACATCACCGGAGAGGGTGCCAACCTCTCCACGACGATGGATGTACCTGCTCAGGGAGCAACCGGCATACCCGTAGAGAAGACCTCCTTTGCCGATGGCAAACTGACACTCTCCGCAGCTGCCCTTCAGTTCACATTCAAGGGCACCCTGTCCGGCAATACGATAGAAGGCAATGTAGAGCAGATGGGCTTCAGCCTGCCGCTTACGCTACAACGATTCGAATCCAAATTGCCCGGCAATACAGCCTTGCCTTCGACCGAAGAAGAGCTTAAGGCACTGGCAGCTTTGGACAAGGGCAACTACAAATACAAGGTAGAAGACTACTTTGCCAAACCCAAGGCTTCCGCTTTTCAGCTAAGCCCCAACGGCAAGTACCTCTCATACATGGAAAAGGACGATGCCGGCAAACGCCATGTCTATGTCAAGGAAATTGCCACCGGCACCGTCAAGCGTGCCATCGAAGAAAAGGACGAACTGATCAAAGGCTACGGATGGATCAACGACGAACGTCTCTTCTTTGTCATGGACAAAGGAGGGAATGAGAACTATCACCTCTTTGCTTCGAATATCGATGGCAGCAATACCCGCGATCTCACCCCCTTTGACGGAGTGAAGGCTTCGATCCTCAACATGCTCAAAGAGCAGAAGGACTACATGATCATATCCATGAACAAAAACAATCCGCAGATCTTCGAACCCTACAAACTGAATGTAGTAACAGGCGAGCTGACCCAGCTCTACGAGAATAAGGATGCGGCCAACCCCATTCAAGGTTACGAGTTCGACAAGGACGGCGAACTGCGTGGATACAGCCGCCTCGTAAACGGGATCGAATCCGAGTTGTACTACAAGGATTTGGCTACGGGCGAGTTCCGTCTGCTGAAGAAAACACACTGGGACGACACCTTCGGAGTCATCGCGTTCAACTATGCCTCCAAGAACAAAGACGAAGCCTATGTACTGACCAACCTGGACAGCGACAAGACTCGTATCGTACTCTACGACCTGAAGCAGAACAAGATCATCCGCGAGATCTTCGCCAACGAAGACTACGACGTCAGCGGCCTGCACCTCTCTCGTAAGAGAAACTACGAAATAGACCTCATGGCCTACGAAGGCGAGAAGTCCGTAGTCGTACCCGTAAGTGCCACCTACAAAGAGCTGCACAAGCTGATGGAAAAGGAATTCAAGGGCAAAGAATTCTCCGTGGTCGATTACGATGATGATGAGACCATCCTGCTTATCGCCGTACAAAGCGACAAGCTATACGGCACCTACTACCAGTTCGATACGCGCACCAAGAAGTTTACCCTCCTCTATGACCTGATGCCTCAGCTCAAGGAGGAAGATATGGCCGAGATGCGCCCCATCAAATTCAAGAGCCGCGACGGACTCACCATCCATGGCTATATCACTCTGCCGAAAGCAGCCCTCGAAGGGAAGAAAGTACCCCTGATCGTCAATCCGCATGGAGGCCCCCAAGGCATACGCGACTCATGGGGCTTCAATCCCGAGACCCAGCTCTTCGCCAGCCGCGGATATGCCACCCTGCAAGTCAATTTCCGCATCTCAGGCGGATACGGCAAGGAATTCCTCCGTGCCGGATTCAAACAGATCGGTCGCAAAGCTATGGACGATGTGGAGGATGGTGTGCGCTATGCTATCAGCCAAGGTTGGGTGGATCCCGACAGGATCGCCATATACGGTGCCAGCCACGGTGGTTATGCCACGCTGATGGGTCTGGTGAAAACACCCGATCTCTATGCCTGCGGTGTGGATTACGTAGGTGTATCGAACATTTACACCTTCTTCGACTCCTTCCCTGAATATTGGAAGCCGTTTAAGGAAATGGTCAAGGAAATTTGGTACGACCTCGACAATCCGGAGGAAGCAGCTATTGCCAAGGAAGTATCCCCCTTCTTCCAGATCGACAAGATCAATAAGCCACTGTTCGTCGTACAGGGAGCTAACGACCCACGCGTGAATATCAACGAGTCCGATCAGATCGTGACGGCACTGCGTGCCCGCGGATTCGAAGTACCCTATATGGTGAAGTACAACGAAGGCCACGGATTCCATCGTGAAGAAAACTCCATGGAGCTATACCGTGCCATGCTCGGTTTCTTCGCCAAACACCTGAAGAAATAA
- a CDS encoding ATP-binding cassette domain-containing protein encodes MINAKNIRFSYPRQRSLFESLNLDLPKGSITGLLGRNGEGKTTLLKLLCGQLLRKDGNLTVLTEDPRHRSVKFLSKVFLLQEEVTCPNVTIRDYFRMITPFYPSYSPEVAQEIIIAFDLNWDMKLGKVSQGQKKKAVIALALSLRTPLLLMDEPTNGLDIPSKSAFRRLMARYITEEQTVIISTHQVRDLEQIIDRIVMMDKNAIVCNRSVAELSERFAFRQVVPGDKPIYKEGSTMGEVGVYENTTGEETPFSMELFFNGMIAEREVFNRVLNR; translated from the coding sequence ATGATCAACGCAAAAAACATCAGATTCAGCTATCCGCGACAAAGGTCGCTTTTCGAAAGCTTAAACCTCGACCTGCCGAAAGGGAGTATTACGGGACTGCTCGGACGAAACGGGGAGGGAAAGACTACGCTACTGAAACTCCTATGCGGCCAATTACTCCGAAAGGATGGCAATCTGACAGTATTGACGGAAGACCCACGACACCGCTCGGTGAAGTTTTTGTCAAAAGTGTTCCTGCTGCAAGAGGAAGTGACCTGCCCGAATGTTACGATCAGGGATTACTTCCGTATGATCACTCCTTTCTATCCCTCCTACTCACCCGAAGTAGCTCAGGAAATCATCATCGCTTTCGACCTGAACTGGGACATGAAGCTCGGCAAGGTATCGCAGGGACAGAAGAAAAAGGCTGTCATCGCATTGGCACTCTCTCTTCGTACACCACTCTTGCTGATGGACGAACCGACCAACGGGCTGGATATTCCGAGCAAAAGTGCTTTCCGCCGCCTGATGGCACGATATATAACGGAGGAGCAAACGGTCATTATCAGTACACATCAGGTACGCGATCTGGAGCAGATCATCGATCGCATCGTAATGATGGACAAGAATGCCATCGTCTGCAACAGGTCCGTAGCCGAACTGAGCGAGCGATTTGCCTTCCGCCAAGTGGTACCGGGCGATAAGCCTATATATAAGGAAGGCTCTACAATGGGCGAAGTGGGTGTGTATGAGAATACCACCGGAGAAGAAACGCCCTTCTCCATGGAGCTGTTTTTCAACGGCATGATAGCCGAAAGAGAGGTGTTTAATCGCGTGTTGAATCGCTAA
- a CDS encoding GIN domain-containing protein, with translation MRKKIFAGLVGLIGTALIAGACNIKFDNKGKTITPKGDAITETRNIGTFDKIDVEDAFNIHYKAGIPTDGLTIEAAPNLMEYIVTEVTDGELSIRLKDRYSIHDGKIVITVGSPTLKAVEMSGACALNVEGELTGDRLDLDLSGASSVNLTGRLKALDINASGASGIKLKGSGEEFTLSCSGAVGCDASDFITQRTEVSVSGTASVKINASESVRGDLSGISSLENYGASSNDEVTTSGMSSYKHK, from the coding sequence ATGAGAAAAAAGATTTTCGCCGGCCTTGTCGGTCTCATAGGCACAGCACTGATAGCCGGTGCATGCAATATCAAATTCGACAACAAAGGCAAAACAATCACCCCCAAGGGCGATGCCATCACGGAGACTCGCAACATCGGTACATTCGACAAGATCGATGTCGAGGATGCATTCAACATCCACTACAAAGCCGGTATTCCGACTGACGGACTGACCATCGAGGCAGCACCCAATCTGATGGAATACATCGTCACGGAAGTGACGGATGGCGAACTTTCCATCCGACTCAAAGACCGCTATTCGATCCACGACGGGAAGATCGTCATTACGGTCGGTTCACCCACCCTCAAGGCAGTGGAGATGTCCGGTGCCTGTGCACTGAATGTGGAGGGAGAGCTTACCGGCGACCGGCTCGATCTGGACCTGTCGGGAGCTTCTTCTGTAAACCTCACCGGCCGTCTCAAAGCATTGGATATAAACGCTTCGGGAGCTTCCGGTATCAAACTGAAAGGCTCCGGCGAGGAGTTTACGCTCTCATGCAGCGGAGCTGTTGGTTGTGATGCATCCGATTTCATTACCCAACGTACCGAAGTATCCGTTAGTGGCACGGCATCGGTAAAGATCAATGCTTCCGAGTCTGTACGGGGAGATCTCTCCGGCATATCCTCTCTCGAAAATTACGGAGCCTCTTCGAATGATGAGGTAACAACCTCCGGCATGTCTTCCTACAAGCACAAATAA